Proteins encoded in a region of the Cytobacillus pseudoceanisediminis genome:
- a CDS encoding alpha/beta fold hydrolase gives MDNYEIFNLGDVTLQSGVTLPSAFLAYKTYGKLNETKDNVVIYPTAFGDQHVNNEWLIGDGMALDPQKYFIIVPNLLGNGLSSSPSNTPAPFEKANFPHVTIYDNVQLQYRLVTEKFGIQKIALVVGWSMGGLQSFQWAASYPDMVDRIASFCGNAKTWPQTYVVLDGLKAALMASVGSESTKINQLTSKDMRAVGRVYAGWGLSQTFYKEELYREMGFEELEDFAVGVWENSFMSMDPHNVLAMLWTGQHADISANAAYNGAFDEALKSIKAVTYIMPGSTDLFCTAENNEYEANLVPNAEYHPIKSVWGHFAGRGINRTDNKFIDENLKRLLGLRKNR, from the coding sequence ATGGATAATTATGAGATTTTCAATTTAGGTGATGTAACCTTACAATCGGGAGTGACGTTACCAAGCGCTTTCCTTGCTTATAAGACTTATGGGAAGTTGAATGAAACTAAAGATAATGTTGTCATTTATCCAACCGCTTTTGGCGACCAGCATGTTAATAATGAATGGTTGATTGGAGACGGCATGGCACTAGATCCACAAAAATATTTCATTATCGTTCCGAATCTATTAGGGAACGGTTTATCCTCTTCTCCAAGCAATACTCCTGCACCGTTCGAAAAAGCTAATTTTCCGCATGTAACCATCTATGACAACGTTCAGTTGCAGTATCGACTTGTGACCGAAAAATTCGGCATTCAGAAAATCGCTCTTGTAGTTGGATGGTCAATGGGTGGTCTTCAATCTTTCCAATGGGCGGCCAGTTATCCTGACATGGTGGATCGAATTGCCTCTTTCTGCGGGAATGCAAAGACTTGGCCGCAAACCTATGTGGTTCTCGATGGACTGAAGGCTGCACTCATGGCCTCAGTCGGCTCGGAATCTACTAAAATAAACCAGTTGACTTCTAAAGATATGCGTGCAGTGGGCCGTGTCTATGCAGGATGGGGATTATCGCAAACCTTCTATAAAGAGGAACTTTATCGTGAAATGGGATTTGAGGAATTGGAAGATTTTGCGGTTGGAGTTTGGGAAAATAGCTTTATGAGTATGGATCCACACAATGTTCTAGCCATGTTATGGACGGGACAACATGCAGATATTAGTGCAAACGCAGCATATAACGGAGCGTTTGATGAGGCACTCAAAAGCATTAAAGCGGTTACCTATATCATGCCAGGAAGTACTGATCTCTTCTGTACGGCAGAAAATAACGAATATGAAGCTAATCTTGTACCTAATGCTGAATATCATCCTATCAAATCAGTCTGGGGTCATTTTGCTGGTCGCGGAATTAACAGAACCGATAATAAATTTATTGATGAAAATTTAAAACGCTTATTAGGACTTCGAAAAAACAGGTAA
- a CDS encoding LysR family transcriptional regulator — protein sequence MELRQLNTFNTVATTLNFSRAAEALNYVPSNVTMQIKALEEELDVRLFDRLGKQLVLTTAGKRFLTHVQEVLNKLDEARSVVHDNEILSGTLTISANEVVCAYRLPDIFKLFRSRHPGVRLIFRSVPNQQLKQTLFEGTSDVTFILDEPIQSTGLAVEPLTEEIFRFFVAPDHPLAKQTALQLDDFHGEVFLINEKGCPYRTMFDRTFKKGDIDSISSLEFQSAEAIKQCAISGIGIAFLPKIVTAVEVERGELVALPWRFQNLDVYTHMAWHKDKWLSPIILSFIEAAREVLALTEDNMSK from the coding sequence GTGGAATTGCGCCAGCTGAATACGTTCAACACGGTGGCAACAACATTAAATTTCAGTAGAGCTGCTGAAGCACTAAACTACGTACCCTCCAATGTTACGATGCAAATAAAAGCATTGGAGGAAGAACTAGATGTTCGTCTCTTTGATCGTTTGGGAAAGCAGCTTGTTCTCACAACTGCAGGTAAACGTTTTTTAACTCACGTCCAGGAGGTTCTAAACAAATTGGACGAAGCTCGGAGTGTCGTTCATGACAATGAAATTCTAAGTGGTACCTTAACGATTAGTGCTAACGAAGTTGTTTGCGCCTATCGACTTCCAGATATCTTTAAGCTTTTTCGTTCGCGGCATCCTGGTGTTCGTCTCATCTTTCGCTCGGTTCCAAATCAACAACTCAAACAAACACTCTTTGAGGGAACCTCGGATGTCACCTTTATACTCGACGAACCCATTCAATCAACGGGACTTGCAGTAGAGCCATTGACAGAAGAAATTTTTCGCTTTTTCGTTGCTCCAGATCATCCACTTGCTAAACAAACTGCATTACAGCTTGACGATTTTCACGGAGAGGTGTTCCTGATAAACGAAAAGGGTTGTCCCTATAGAACAATGTTTGACCGAACGTTTAAGAAAGGAGACATTGATAGTATTTCATCATTAGAGTTTCAGAGTGCAGAAGCCATTAAACAATGTGCAATCTCGGGAATCGGTATTGCCTTTCTTCCTAAAATAGTAACTGCAGTCGAAGTTGAACGTGGCGAACTTGTTGCTCTTCCTTGGCGATTTCAAAACTTGGATGTGTATACACATATGGCATGGCATAAAGACAAGTGGCTTTCACCGATTATATTATCTTTCATTGAAGCAGCAAGGGAGGTTCTAGCTCTAACGGAAGACAATATGTCAAAATAG
- a CDS encoding FtsW/RodA/SpoVE family cell cycle protein produces MGLDNKFEIYIRDLCKRIKNKDVHAHIKLEINDHLHTLKEEAMSTGLSEEEAIDQALARMGDAVVLGKQLNKTHKAPMDVKTLLPVLTASLFGLLVMYYLQFHSAFTELQELKVFNKSLSFYSLGVVLMLSLFMFDYRRLMKYSKHFYAATILILLLTVLIGVRVDDVPFLNVGFATINFTEITPFLLVIAFAGMFHSWDWNDNRKSWFGLGIMSIPILLMATTGAFAATIISIIVCAVIMHTSRSSLKQTITFAVVASIWPIWNLLSLSQRYSMVNSYTDLKIGEAYFIGSALQVTPSFISEVHTDFILAYIIYSFGWLAAITALALVIFFICRISITAKSVNPPYGKLLITGLAAVFSAQFILSLLMNLGLSPLSGVPVPFMSYGGSHLLLEMISAGLILSVYRRRKTKETVSLTHGPQSN; encoded by the coding sequence ATGGGATTAGATAATAAGTTTGAAATTTATATTAGAGATTTGTGTAAACGGATAAAAAATAAGGATGTACATGCCCATATAAAACTGGAAATTAACGATCACCTTCATACGCTCAAAGAGGAGGCCATGAGTACAGGACTTTCAGAAGAAGAGGCTATAGATCAAGCATTGGCACGTATGGGAGATGCAGTAGTTTTGGGAAAGCAGCTTAACAAAACACACAAAGCCCCTATGGATGTGAAAACCTTGTTGCCAGTGCTGACAGCTTCTCTATTTGGGCTACTGGTTATGTATTATTTGCAATTCCATTCGGCTTTTACAGAGCTTCAAGAACTGAAAGTTTTCAATAAAAGTCTTAGCTTCTACTCGTTGGGTGTCGTGCTCATGCTAAGCCTATTTATGTTTGATTACAGGAGATTGATGAAATACTCCAAGCACTTCTATGCGGCAACAATCCTCATACTTTTATTGACCGTTCTCATTGGTGTTAGAGTCGATGATGTGCCATTTTTAAATGTAGGCTTTGCCACTATTAATTTCACCGAAATCACTCCATTCCTTTTGGTCATTGCCTTTGCTGGAATGTTTCATTCCTGGGATTGGAATGATAATCGAAAGTCTTGGTTTGGATTAGGTATTATGTCAATACCAATTTTACTAATGGCGACTACAGGAGCCTTCGCAGCTACTATTATTAGCATCATTGTATGCGCTGTAATCATGCATACGTCAAGGTCCAGCCTTAAACAAACTATAACATTCGCAGTTGTTGCTTCTATATGGCCCATCTGGAATCTGCTGTCTCTTTCTCAGAGATACTCCATGGTAAACTCCTATACAGATCTTAAAATAGGTGAGGCTTATTTTATAGGAAGTGCCCTTCAGGTGACCCCAAGTTTCATTTCTGAGGTCCATACAGATTTTATCTTGGCGTACATCATCTATTCGTTTGGGTGGCTAGCCGCAATCACGGCTTTAGCTCTGGTTATATTTTTTATTTGTAGAATATCGATTACCGCCAAAAGTGTGAATCCCCCTTATGGTAAATTGCTAATTACAGGATTGGCAGCAGTCTTTTCAGCTCAGTTTATACTAAGCCTACTGATGAATCTCGGTTTATCTCCACTGAGTGGTGTACCCGTACCATTCATGAGTTATGGAGGTTCACATTTATTGCTGGAGATGATATCCGCAGGACTGATTCTAAGCGTATATAGAAGACGAAAAACCAAGGAGACAGTTTCCTTGACTCACGGTCCGCAAAGTAATTAA